A DNA window from Tenuifilaceae bacterium CYCD contains the following coding sequences:
- a CDS encoding SOS mutagenesis and repair protein UmuC has protein sequence MYALADCNNFYASCERVFAPSLVGKPIVVLSNNDGCVIARSNEAKAIGIKMGEPAFKIKEYVEKYNVAVFSSNYTLYGDMSHRVMNTLSTFTPQIEIYSIDEAFLNLRGFSHSNLLEYSKRIRQVTTKNTGIPISLGIANTKTLAKVANHFAKKQPQHGGVFLIRNEEERIAALKNFEIDEVWGIGRQYSKFLNRYGVRTAYDFSRLPAEWVRKQMSVVGLRTQKELLGIPCIDLEHSAPSKKAICTSRSFAEMQTEIDYLQEAVATFAHSCAHKLRKQNSCAAMVMVFVHTNFFRNDLPQYSMSQTVTLPVASNSSLEIVHYALIALRSIYKKGYKYKKVGVIVSGISSADTIQASLFDEIDRSKHRQAMAAMDTLNARYGRNIVRVAAQGDGQKWKLKHEKLSPNYTTRWDDLINVYV, from the coding sequence ATGTACGCGTTGGCCGATTGCAACAACTTTTACGCTTCGTGCGAGAGGGTTTTCGCCCCTTCGCTTGTTGGGAAGCCCATTGTTGTACTATCGAACAACGATGGCTGCGTTATTGCCCGTAGCAACGAGGCCAAAGCAATTGGGATTAAAATGGGCGAACCTGCCTTCAAAATAAAAGAGTATGTAGAAAAATACAATGTGGCCGTATTCTCATCGAACTACACGCTTTACGGGGATATGAGCCACAGAGTAATGAATACGCTATCGACCTTTACCCCCCAGATAGAAATATACTCAATTGATGAGGCTTTTCTTAATTTGCGAGGCTTTTCGCATTCCAATTTGCTTGAATACTCAAAGAGAATAAGGCAAGTAACCACAAAAAACACTGGAATACCTATCAGTTTGGGGATAGCCAACACAAAAACCTTGGCCAAGGTGGCTAATCATTTTGCCAAAAAGCAACCTCAGCATGGAGGCGTTTTCCTTATCAGGAACGAAGAAGAGAGAATTGCTGCGCTTAAGAATTTCGAGATAGATGAGGTTTGGGGAATTGGACGCCAGTACAGTAAATTTTTAAATCGATATGGAGTAAGAACTGCTTACGATTTTTCACGTTTACCAGCCGAATGGGTTCGGAAGCAGATGTCGGTAGTTGGCCTGCGTACTCAAAAGGAATTACTTGGCATTCCATGCATTGACTTAGAACATTCAGCACCTTCCAAAAAGGCAATCTGCACTTCGCGATCGTTTGCCGAAATGCAAACCGAAATCGATTACCTGCAAGAGGCCGTTGCGACATTTGCACACAGCTGCGCACATAAACTTCGGAAACAGAATTCATGCGCAGCCATGGTTATGGTGTTTGTTCACACCAACTTTTTCCGCAACGATCTTCCACAATACTCCATGAGCCAAACGGTAACCTTACCTGTAGCATCGAACAGTAGCCTAGAAATTGTTCACTACGCACTGATTGCTCTCCGAAGTATCTACAAAAAAGGCTATAAGTACAAAAAGGTTGGCGTAATTGTAAGTGGAATATCTTCGGCCGACACCATCCAAGCATCATTATTCGATGAGATTGATCGCAGCAAACATCGTCAGGCTATGGCTGCAATGGATACTCTGAATGCCCGCTACGGAAGGAATATTGTACGAGTTGCAGCCCAAGGCGATGGACAAAAATGGAAACTCAAACACGAGAAACTCTCCCCTAACTACACAACTCGCTGGGATGACCTAATAAACGTTTATGTATAG
- a CDS encoding SOS-response transcriptional regulator UmuD-like protein codes for MKLIRTANNIDFFAPDTNSELSVPLTEGIKAGFPSPAQDYIDIALDLNKELVKNPSSTFYGRVRGNSMIDAGINDGDILVIDKSLSPTDGKKAVCYIDGEFTIKTLKVTKNELLLMPANPNFKPIKVTEENDFMVWGIVTYVIHKL; via the coding sequence ATGAAACTGATAAGGACTGCCAACAATATTGATTTTTTCGCACCCGATACAAACTCGGAACTATCTGTTCCGTTAACCGAGGGCATAAAGGCAGGGTTTCCCTCACCCGCCCAAGATTATATAGATATTGCGCTGGATCTAAATAAGGAACTCGTTAAAAACCCCAGTTCTACCTTTTACGGTCGTGTCCGTGGAAACTCTATGATCGATGCAGGAATTAACGATGGAGACATTCTTGTTATAGACAAATCGTTATCGCCTACAGATGGTAAAAAAGCAGTATGCTATATTGATGGAGAGTTTACCATAAAAACCTTAAAGGTAACGAAGAACGAGTTGCTACTTATGCCTGCCAACCCCAACTTTAAACCGATTAAGGTAACGGAGGAGAACGATTTTATGGTTTGGGGCATTGTTACCTACGTAATCCATAAACTTTAG